A single Halarcobacter anaerophilus DNA region contains:
- a CDS encoding sensor histidine kinase — translation MFSFGKYFFNKNKIARRFSFSYVFTGFIGLLFLDKLVQIFFEHNDVSKNGIFTFGLLFIISTGILLYFMINHMQKVIRNIEKAYNDLKQKEKDRLAPYEFALDHSVDAIHWFTLEGKFTYVNEATCKLDGYTKEEFENMYLEDVDINFTRETSPLCMNDIRTIPNWRIESTHRRKDGTTYPVEVSGHAFIYNGKEYICAFARDMTQRIENRNKITKMNEELQKSVKEKEILLKEIHHRVKNNMEIISSLLNMQAYKSEDEKFKEQMKESRSKIHAMALVHEFLYLGKNLAYINVNEYIERLVDDIKELYISNNTQIEVDLSIDKMEFSINRCIQVGMLLHELCVNAFKYAFKSNRKNLLYLRMKIEDENIHVIIKDNGEELKDLDKLRKSDSIGMQLIESIVDFQLHGTIEFKNNSGLECSIIFPKKEVK, via the coding sequence ATGTTTAGTTTTGGAAAATATTTTTTTAATAAAAACAAAATAGCTAGAAGATTCTCTTTCTCTTACGTTTTTACGGGATTTATAGGTTTACTTTTTTTAGATAAATTAGTTCAGATATTTTTTGAACATAATGATGTCAGCAAAAACGGAATTTTTACCTTTGGGTTATTGTTTATTATCTCTACGGGGATTCTTCTTTATTTTATGATTAATCATATGCAAAAAGTTATTAGAAATATAGAAAAAGCCTATAACGATTTAAAACAAAAAGAGAAAGACAGACTTGCTCCTTACGAGTTTGCCTTGGACCACTCTGTTGATGCCATTCATTGGTTTACTCTTGAAGGAAAATTTACTTATGTAAATGAAGCAACCTGTAAATTGGACGGTTATACGAAAGAGGAGTTTGAGAATATGTATTTAGAAGATGTTGATATTAATTTTACCAGAGAGACTTCTCCTTTATGTATGAATGATATTAGAACTATTCCAAACTGGAGAATCGAATCAACCCATAGAAGAAAAGACGGAACGACCTACCCTGTAGAAGTTTCAGGTCATGCCTTTATCTACAACGGCAAAGAGTATATTTGCGCTTTTGCCAGAGATATGACCCAAAGAATAGAGAATAGAAATAAAATTACAAAGATGAATGAAGAGCTTCAAAAATCGGTAAAAGAGAAAGAAATTTTATTAAAAGAGATTCATCACAGGGTAAAAAACAATATGGAAATTATCTCTTCATTACTTAATATGCAAGCATATAAATCAGAAGATGAAAAGTTTAAAGAGCAGATGAAAGAGAGCCGAAGCAAAATTCATGCTATGGCTTTAGTACATGAGTTTTTATATTTAGGAAAAAACTTGGCTTATATAAACGTAAATGAGTATATAGAAAGACTTGTTGACGATATAAAAGAGCTTTATATCTCAAATAATACGCAAATTGAAGTTGATTTGAGTATTGATAAAATGGAGTTTTCTATAAATAGATGTATTCAAGTTGGTATGCTTTTGCACGAACTTTGCGTAAATGCTTTTAAATACGCTTTTAAAAGTAATAGAAAAAATCTTTTATATCTTCGTATGAAAATCGAAGATGAGAATATTCATGTAATAATAAAAGACAACGGTGAGGAGTTGAAAGATTTGGATAAACTTAGAAAATCTGATTCTATAGGAATGCAACTAATCGAATCAATAGTTGATTTTCAACTTCACGGAACAATAGAGTTTAAGAACAATAGTGGATTAGAGTGTAGTATTATATTTCCTAAAAAGGAGGTAAAATGA
- a CDS encoding malate dehydrogenase, whose translation MKKRVGVIGVGNVGATIAYNLALKESCDEILLKDIREDYTKAVALDISQASCAINSKTKIEEVSNNADFKECNIIVITAGIARKPGMSRDDLLLTNAEIMKNIIEEIAKLNKDAIIIIVSNPLDAMVYTALKISKFPRKRVLGMAGILDSARMSYFIQEKLGKKDIQALVLGGHGDEMVPLIDSTKADGISISKLLSQKQIDEIIEKTKNGGVEIVKLFKTGSAYYAPAHSTLLMIEAILNDEKKIYPCAVKLEGEYGFKDTVTGVPVVLGKNGVEKIVEYKLSLAEQKAFATSIKSVNTLINKVEKYIK comes from the coding sequence TTGAAAAAAAGAGTAGGAGTTATCGGAGTAGGAAATGTAGGGGCAACTATAGCTTATAATTTAGCCCTAAAAGAGTCTTGTGACGAGATTTTATTAAAAGATATAAGAGAAGATTATACAAAAGCCGTTGCTTTGGATATCTCTCAAGCTTCATGTGCAATTAATTCAAAAACCAAAATAGAAGAAGTATCAAATAATGCAGATTTTAAAGAGTGCAATATTATCGTAATAACAGCGGGAATTGCCAGAAAGCCTGGAATGAGCAGAGATGATCTTCTTCTTACAAATGCAGAAATTATGAAAAATATAATAGAAGAGATTGCTAAACTAAACAAAGATGCAATAATTATTATAGTTTCAAACCCTTTGGATGCCATGGTATATACGGCTTTAAAAATTTCCAAATTCCCAAGAAAGAGAGTTTTAGGTATGGCAGGTATTTTAGACAGTGCTAGAATGAGCTATTTTATACAAGAAAAACTGGGTAAAAAAGATATTCAAGCTTTAGTTTTAGGAGGACATGGAGATGAAATGGTTCCTTTAATAGACTCTACAAAAGCAGACGGTATCTCTATTTCAAAACTGCTTTCACAAAAACAGATAGATGAAATTATAGAAAAAACAAAAAACGGCGGAGTAGAAATCGTAAAGCTTTTTAAAACAGGCTCTGCTTATTATGCCCCAGCTCATTCGACACTGCTTATGATTGAAGCAATTTTAAATGATGAAAAAAAGATATACCCTTGTGCCGTTAAACTAGAAGGGGAATACGGCTTTAAAGATACGGTTACGGGAGTTCCCGTTGTTTTAGGTAAAAACGGAGTTGAAAAGATTGTTGAATACAAACTTAGCTTAGCTGAACAAAAAGCTTTCGCAACTTCGATTAAGAGTGTAAATACTCTTATAAACAAAGTAGAAAAGTATATAAAATAG
- a CDS encoding 2Fe-2S iron-sulfur cluster binding domain-containing protein, translating to MKHNILVRDKSRNHTCHEDKSLMDGLNVYENLVPKGCHNGACGVCKIHILNGEYSKSKMNRRYISQEDEDKNIVLACKVFPKTDMEIEFLPKPKILSALEKKVYILGN from the coding sequence ATGAAACATAATATCTTAGTTAGAGATAAATCCAGAAATCATACTTGCCATGAAGACAAAAGCTTGATGGATGGATTAAATGTTTATGAAAATTTAGTACCCAAAGGTTGTCATAACGGTGCTTGCGGTGTATGTAAAATTCATATTTTAAACGGTGAATATTCAAAATCAAAAATGAATAGAAGATATATCTCACAAGAAGATGAAGATAAAAATATTGTTTTGGCGTGTAAAGTTTTTCCCAAAACTGATATGGAAATAGAGTTCCTTCCTAAACCTAAAATCCTATCAGCTTTAGAAAAAAAAGTATATATCTTAGGAAATTAA
- a CDS encoding catechol 2,3-dioxygenase, with translation MGGIMRLGHIDLNVLDIEKSREYYTNIMGMVVVREDSDGTLYLKCWDEWDKYSLVLRPSDEATFNTAAYKVESDEDIDDLKAKIEAYGVETEILPEGEVAECGRTLKFTAPSGHIFHLYAYKTFVGKDVGDTNPRPWPFEGKGIKAHWIDHTLLMCEGPEKVMAGTKFFQEVLGFKLAEQVTVGPEGSLQAATWLARTSTPHDIAFVAGPHTGMHHFAYFLDGWNDILRAADVMAMHNVKIDVTPQRHGITRGETIYFFDPSGHRLETFAGLGYLVQPDMPTITWTEEELWRGIFYHTGAEDGAFTTAYTLSAYK, from the coding sequence ATGGGCGGGATTATGAGATTGGGTCATATAGACCTAAATGTTCTGGATATTGAAAAATCAAGAGAATATTATACAAATATAATGGGAATGGTAGTAGTAAGAGAGGATAGTGACGGAACCTTGTATCTAAAATGCTGGGATGAGTGGGATAAATATAGTTTGGTTCTTAGACCAAGTGATGAGGCAACTTTCAACACAGCTGCTTATAAAGTAGAGAGTGATGAGGATATTGATGATTTAAAGGCAAAAATAGAAGCTTATGGCGTAGAAACGGAAATTTTACCCGAAGGTGAAGTTGCCGAATGTGGAAGAACACTAAAGTTTACGGCACCAAGCGGACATATTTTTCATCTATATGCCTATAAAACTTTTGTAGGCAAAGATGTGGGTGATACAAATCCCAGACCTTGGCCTTTTGAAGGAAAAGGAATCAAAGCTCATTGGATAGATCATACTTTGCTAATGTGTGAAGGTCCTGAAAAAGTGATGGCAGGAACTAAGTTTTTCCAAGAGGTATTAGGTTTTAAATTAGCTGAACAAGTAACAGTAGGTCCTGAAGGTTCACTTCAGGCTGCAACTTGGCTGGCACGTACTTCAACACCGCATGATATCGCTTTTGTTGCGGGACCTCATACAGGAATGCATCATTTCGCTTACTTTTTAGACGGTTGGAATGATATTTTAAGAGCAGCAGATGTTATGGCTATGCATAATGTAAAAATAGATGTAACACCGCAAAGACACGGGATTACAAGAGGTGAAACGATTTATTTCTTTGATCCATCGGGACATAGACTTGAAACTTTTGCGGGACTAGGTTATTTGGTGCAGCCTGATATGCCGACGATTACTTGGACGGAAGAAGAGTTATGGAGAGGTATTTTTTACCATACGGGTGCTGAAGACGGTGCTTTTACCACTGCTTACACTCTTTCTGCATATAAATAG
- a CDS encoding GlcG/HbpS family heme-binding protein, with the protein MQTAVTQKSISRQASYEACLFAIQKAEQLNININVSVADNKGLEMAFLRMENSFIHSIDIAKDKAYTSASFGFPTQQWSTIFKSMPHLEQGFSNRGRLIPFGGGMPIFENGIKIGAIGISGGTEEEDIICAKYAIEKIGLE; encoded by the coding sequence GTGCAAACAGCAGTAACACAAAAGAGTATATCAAGACAAGCCTCATATGAAGCTTGTCTCTTTGCAATACAAAAAGCTGAGCAGTTGAATATAAATATCAATGTCTCAGTTGCGGATAACAAAGGGTTGGAAATGGCTTTTTTAAGAATGGAAAACTCTTTTATCCACTCAATAGATATTGCAAAAGACAAAGCTTATACCAGTGCAAGTTTTGGTTTCCCAACACAGCAGTGGAGTACAATTTTCAAAAGTATGCCTCATTTGGAACAAGGTTTTTCAAATAGGGGGAGATTAATTCCTTTTGGAGGAGGGATGCCCATTTTTGAAAACGGTATTAAAATAGGAGCAATAGGTATTTCAGGCGGAACTGAAGAGGAAGATATTATATGCGCGAAATATGCAATTGAAAAAATAGGATTAGAATAA
- a CDS encoding 2-hydroxymuconic semialdehyde dehydrogenase, which produces MKKVQHYINGQFIDSVSNEFFDNYNPATNELISKVALGREDEVNAAVQAAKNALTGEWGQMKLNDRIAMMYEIANEIDRRFDDFLEAEALDTGKPYSIARHIDIPRGAANFKVFADTMKAVADEAYQANTPDGKKMFNYSVRKPKGVIAVISPWNLPLLLMTWKVGPAMACGNSVVVKPSQVTPTTTSLLGEVMSKVGVPAGAYNVVQGKGSITGNLLTAHKDIDAITFTGETVTGEMIMKACSVGVRDVSLELGGKNPAIVFADCDMQKAVFETTRSCFSNSGQVCLGTERVYVQREIFDEFVAKLKESASKLKLGIQHDESSDMGPLVSATHRDKVLEYYKKAEAEGANVVLGGGVPKMSGNMKDGYWVEPTIWTGLPETATVVKEEVFGPCCHVSVFDTEEEVIKMANDTKYGLASTIFTENLTKAHRVASQIDSGIVWINSWFLRDLRTPFGGMKGSGIGREGGHHSLEFYTELKNVCIKM; this is translated from the coding sequence ATGAAAAAAGTACAACACTATATTAACGGACAATTTATAGATTCGGTTTCAAACGAGTTTTTCGATAACTATAACCCTGCAACAAATGAGTTAATCTCAAAAGTTGCTTTAGGAAGAGAAGATGAGGTTAATGCAGCAGTGCAAGCTGCAAAAAATGCCCTTACAGGTGAGTGGGGGCAAATGAAGCTAAACGACAGAATAGCAATGATGTATGAAATAGCAAATGAGATAGATAGAAGATTTGATGATTTTTTAGAAGCAGAAGCTTTGGATACGGGGAAACCTTACTCAATAGCCAGACATATTGATATTCCAAGAGGTGCCGCAAATTTCAAAGTATTTGCCGATACTATGAAAGCTGTTGCGGATGAAGCGTATCAAGCAAATACTCCTGACGGTAAAAAAATGTTTAATTACAGTGTAAGAAAACCAAAAGGTGTAATTGCCGTAATTTCTCCTTGGAATTTACCTCTTTTGCTTATGACGTGGAAAGTAGGACCTGCTATGGCTTGCGGAAATTCAGTTGTTGTTAAACCTTCCCAAGTAACACCTACAACTACCTCTCTTTTGGGAGAAGTTATGAGTAAAGTAGGGGTTCCGGCTGGAGCTTATAATGTAGTTCAAGGAAAAGGTTCAATTACAGGAAATCTTTTAACGGCACATAAAGATATTGATGCAATTACTTTTACGGGAGAAACAGTAACAGGTGAAATGATTATGAAAGCTTGCTCTGTAGGAGTTAGAGATGTTTCCCTTGAACTTGGAGGGAAAAACCCTGCAATCGTATTTGCGGATTGTGATATGCAAAAAGCAGTTTTTGAAACAACAAGATCATGCTTTTCAAACTCGGGACAAGTATGTTTAGGAACTGAGAGAGTTTATGTACAAAGGGAAATTTTCGATGAGTTTGTAGCAAAACTTAAAGAATCAGCTTCAAAATTAAAACTTGGTATCCAACACGATGAGTCATCTGATATGGGACCTCTAGTAAGTGCAACTCACAGAGACAAAGTTTTGGAATATTATAAAAAAGCTGAAGCAGAGGGAGCAAATGTTGTTCTTGGCGGTGGAGTTCCTAAAATGAGTGGAAATATGAAAGACGGATATTGGGTAGAACCTACAATTTGGACAGGTTTGCCTGAAACTGCAACAGTTGTAAAAGAGGAAGTATTTGGTCCTTGTTGCCATGTATCAGTATTTGATACCGAAGAAGAAGTAATAAAAATGGCAAATGATACTAAATACGGACTTGCTTCTACAATATTTACGGAAAATTTAACCAAAGCACATAGAGTTGCTAGTCAAATTGATTCAGGAATTGTATGGATTAACTCTTGGTTCTTAAGGGATTTACGAACACCTTTTGGCGGAATGAAAGGTTCAGGTATAGGAAGAGAGGGTGGTCATCACTCTTTAGAATTTTACACAGAACTAAAAAACGTATGTATAAAAATGTAA
- a CDS encoding fumarylacetoacetate hydrolase family protein, producing MEKLKIEQYGNELYDALKGNYTIEPISNKEPDSTIEDAYAIQHHFLKKRLENDGSKIIGKKIGVTSKVVMDMLGVHQPDFGYLLSDMIYSDGDEIDVTNTMIQPKAEGEIAFVLKEDLMGPGITTADVLRATKFVMPCFEIVDSRIKDWKIKIQDTVADNASCGYIVFGGQFADPKDIDLTTCGITLERNGELLHTGAGAAALGNPANAVAWLANKLGEFGVGLKAGEVILSGALCAMVTINPGDNMRIDIGGIGSASCRFI from the coding sequence ATGGAAAAGTTAAAAATCGAACAATACGGAAATGAGTTATATGATGCTTTAAAAGGCAATTATACAATCGAACCTATTTCAAACAAAGAGCCTGATTCAACAATTGAGGATGCTTATGCAATTCAACATCATTTCTTAAAAAAAAGATTGGAAAATGACGGCTCAAAAATTATAGGTAAAAAAATCGGTGTTACATCAAAAGTGGTAATGGATATGTTAGGGGTTCATCAGCCTGACTTTGGATATCTGTTATCAGATATGATTTACAGTGACGGAGATGAGATTGATGTAACAAACACAATGATCCAACCAAAAGCAGAGGGTGAGATTGCTTTTGTTTTAAAAGAGGATTTAATGGGTCCCGGTATTACAACCGCAGATGTTTTAAGAGCAACAAAATTTGTAATGCCTTGTTTTGAAATAGTTGATTCAAGAATCAAAGATTGGAAAATAAAAATTCAAGATACGGTTGCTGATAATGCTTCATGCGGTTATATCGTTTTTGGAGGTCAATTTGCAGATCCTAAAGATATTGATTTAACTACTTGCGGGATTACTTTAGAGAGAAACGGTGAACTTCTTCATACGGGAGCAGGTGCAGCCGCTCTTGGAAATCCTGCAAATGCCGTAGCTTGGCTTGCAAATAAATTGGGTGAATTCGGTGTGGGTTTAAAAGCAGGAGAGGTTATCCTTTCAGGAGCATTATGTGCCATGGTTACAATAAACCCGGGTGATAATATGAGAATAGATATAGGCGGAATCGGTTCTGCTTCATGTAGATTTATATAA
- a CDS encoding acetaldehyde dehydrogenase (acetylating) has translation MEKINCALIGSGNIGTDLMYKLQRSKILNPLWMVGIDPESDGLKKAKEAGMKTTHEGVDGLIPFIEQDGVKIAFDATSAYVHEDNNNKLKEKGVMVIDLTPAAIGPFCVPSVNIDELLAQNTQNVNMVTCGGQATIPMVAAVSKVQEVDYAEIIATVASKSAGPGTRANIDEFTETTALGIEKVGKARKGKAIIILNPAEPPLMMRDTVHCQTVDEPNREAITKSVHEMVKKVQEFVPGYKLKNGPVFDGKRVSIFLEVEGLGDYLPKYAGNLDIITAAASNIAEKMAEKIKGE, from the coding sequence ATGGAAAAAATTAATTGTGCTTTAATTGGATCTGGAAATATAGGAACAGATCTAATGTATAAACTTCAAAGAAGTAAGATTTTAAATCCTTTATGGATGGTAGGTATTGATCCTGAATCAGACGGCTTAAAAAAAGCAAAAGAGGCAGGAATGAAAACAACACATGAAGGAGTTGACGGCTTAATTCCTTTTATTGAACAAGACGGGGTAAAAATAGCTTTTGATGCAACTTCGGCTTATGTTCATGAAGATAATAATAATAAATTAAAAGAAAAAGGCGTTATGGTTATTGATTTAACTCCTGCTGCCATTGGACCTTTTTGCGTGCCTTCTGTAAATATTGATGAGTTATTGGCTCAAAATACGCAAAATGTAAATATGGTAACTTGCGGCGGACAAGCAACTATTCCTATGGTTGCAGCAGTTTCAAAGGTACAAGAAGTTGATTATGCGGAAATAATAGCAACGGTTGCCTCAAAATCGGCAGGTCCCGGAACTAGAGCAAATATAGATGAGTTTACGGAAACAACTGCACTTGGAATTGAAAAAGTAGGAAAAGCAAGAAAAGGTAAAGCTATTATTATCTTAAATCCTGCCGAACCTCCTTTAATGATGAGAGATACCGTACATTGTCAAACAGTTGATGAACCAAACAGAGAGGCAATTACAAAATCCGTTCATGAAATGGTAAAAAAAGTCCAAGAGTTTGTTCCTGGATATAAACTGAAAAACGGTCCCGTATTTGACGGTAAAAGAGTCTCAATCTTTTTAGAAGTAGAGGGATTAGGAGATTATCTGCCTAAGTATGCGGGTAACCTAGACATTATTACTGCTGCTGCAAGCAATATAGCCGAAAAAATGGCAGAGAAAATTAAAGGGGAATAA
- the dmpG gene encoding 4-hydroxy-2-oxovalerate aldolase — MDLRGKKVTIHDMSLRDGMHSIRHQFTLEQMKDMSTAMDSAGVPMIEVTHGDGLGGSSLNYGYGRYTDEEWIETAVSNVKNAKVSALLLPGIGIVKDLERAVKRGISTVRVATHCTEADVSAQHIKAGVSMGLDTVGFLMMAHMVTPEKLLEEASKMVSYGANCIYATDSAGYLLPDDVSARIGILKKEFGDDIEIGFHGHNNMSMGVANSLAAIEAGANRIDASLAGFGAGSGNTATEVLVAVLTRMGVETGIDLHKIEDAAEDIALPIMGKPTRISRDSLTLGFAGVYSSFLLFARRAEEKYGIDSRTILEELGRRGTVGGQEDMIEDLALDMAKQRGLI, encoded by the coding sequence ATGGATTTAAGAGGTAAAAAAGTAACAATTCATGATATGTCTCTAAGAGACGGTATGCACTCAATTAGACATCAGTTTACACTTGAACAAATGAAAGATATGTCAACGGCTATGGATAGCGCAGGTGTTCCTATGATTGAGGTTACACATGGAGACGGTTTAGGTGGAAGTTCTCTTAATTACGGATATGGGCGTTATACGGATGAAGAGTGGATTGAAACAGCTGTATCAAATGTAAAAAATGCAAAAGTTTCTGCACTTTTACTTCCAGGGATAGGTATTGTAAAAGATTTGGAAAGAGCTGTGAAAAGAGGTATATCAACAGTTAGAGTAGCAACTCATTGTACTGAAGCGGATGTTTCTGCCCAACATATAAAAGCAGGTGTATCTATGGGGCTTGATACAGTAGGTTTTTTAATGATGGCTCATATGGTAACTCCCGAAAAACTTCTTGAAGAGGCTTCAAAAATGGTTTCTTACGGTGCAAACTGTATTTATGCAACAGATTCAGCAGGTTATTTACTTCCTGATGATGTAAGTGCAAGAATAGGAATACTTAAAAAAGAGTTCGGTGATGATATAGAGATTGGTTTTCACGGACACAATAATATGTCTATGGGAGTTGCCAATTCTTTAGCTGCCATTGAAGCAGGAGCAAATAGAATTGATGCTTCATTAGCCGGATTCGGTGCAGGTTCGGGAAATACGGCAACAGAGGTTTTAGTAGCCGTATTAACTAGAATGGGTGTTGAAACAGGAATTGATTTGCATAAGATTGAAGATGCAGCTGAAGATATTGCACTTCCTATTATGGGAAAACCTACAAGAATTTCAAGAGACTCTTTAACTCTTGGTTTTGCAGGTGTTTATTCCTCTTTTCTTCTTTTTGCAAGACGGGCAGAAGAGAAATACGGGATTGATTCCAGAACTATTTTAGAAGAGCTTGGACGAAGAGGAACAGTTGGAGGACAAGAAGATATGATCGAAGATTTGGCTCTTGATATGGCAAAGCAGAGGGGACTAATATAA
- the dmpH gene encoding 2-oxo-3-hexenedioate decarboxylase, which yields MSLDKKTIEKLAKHCEDAELNAVEITKITDDYPEMTYEDAYDIQWTARAAKEARGTKIVGMKMGLTSQAKMKQMGVPNPCYGYLADYFSYADSAEIKIDELIHPKVEAEIAFVLKSDLQGPGCNIADVLAATDFVMPAVEVIDSRYKDFKFDLKSVIADNSSSSRYVTGGQARSIKGLDLKTLGVVMEINGEIAQLGAGAAVLGHPATSIAMLANMLSQRGEILKAGTYILSGAITAAVSVKKGDNVTVKFQELGTVSFKFV from the coding sequence ATGAGTTTAGATAAAAAAACAATAGAAAAATTAGCAAAGCATTGTGAAGATGCAGAGTTAAACGCCGTAGAAATAACAAAAATAACCGATGACTATCCTGAAATGACTTATGAAGATGCTTATGATATTCAATGGACTGCAAGAGCAGCAAAAGAGGCTAGAGGTACAAAAATCGTAGGTATGAAGATGGGACTTACTTCACAAGCAAAGATGAAACAAATGGGAGTACCTAATCCTTGTTACGGATATTTAGCTGATTATTTTTCATATGCAGACTCTGCTGAAATAAAGATTGATGAACTTATTCATCCAAAAGTCGAAGCAGAGATTGCTTTTGTTTTAAAAAGTGATTTACAAGGTCCGGGCTGCAATATAGCAGATGTTTTAGCTGCAACAGATTTTGTGATGCCTGCCGTTGAGGTTATTGATTCAAGATATAAAGATTTTAAATTTGATTTAAAATCGGTTATTGCCGATAACTCTTCCTCTTCAAGATATGTAACGGGCGGACAAGCAAGAAGTATAAAAGGGCTTGATTTAAAAACCCTTGGAGTAGTAATGGAAATAAACGGAGAAATTGCACAACTTGGAGCCGGAGCTGCCGTTTTAGGACATCCTGCCACATCTATTGCTATGTTGGCAAATATGCTTTCACAACGAGGTGAAATTTTAAAAGCAGGTACATATATTTTATCAGGAGCTATTACGGCTGCCGTATCCGTAAAAAAAGGTGATAATGTAACAGTTAAATTTCAAGAATTAGGAACTGTTTCATTTAAATTTGTATAA
- a CDS encoding 2-hydroxymuconate tautomerase has translation MPIATINIIEGRTDEQKEKLIEKVTLAIHEAIDAPIQNVRVILNEMPKQHFGIGGKSAKKIGR, from the coding sequence ATGCCAATAGCAACAATAAATATTATTGAAGGTCGAACAGATGAACAAAAAGAGAAACTTATAGAAAAGGTAACTCTTGCAATACATGAAGCAATAGATGCTCCAATACAAAATGTTCGAGTGATTTTAAACGAAATGCCGAAACAACACTTTGGTATCGGCGGTAAAAGTGCAAAAAAAATAGGACGATAG
- a CDS encoding alpha/beta fold hydrolase, whose translation MENPEIAKSVKTGSFNTNYHDIGSGEPVIFIHGSGPGVSAYANWRLCMPEIAEKFRVIAPDMVGFGYSDRPEGITYSMEVWVQQIVDLMDSLNLEKVNLVGNSFGGALALSLVIKYPEKFNRVVLMGSVGVPFDITYGLDKVWGYTPSFENMKELLDIFAYSRELVTDDLAKMRYEASIRPGFQESFSSMFPSPRQNGVDLMQSDENDIKNIQKEVLIIHGREDKVIPLENSIKLNQLILKSQLHVFGQCGHWTQIEHKDRFNKLLLDFFSEED comes from the coding sequence ATGGAAAATCCCGAAATTGCAAAAAGCGTTAAAACAGGAAGTTTTAATACGAATTATCATGATATAGGAAGCGGTGAACCTGTTATTTTTATACACGGTTCAGGACCAGGGGTTTCAGCATATGCCAACTGGAGACTTTGTATGCCCGAAATTGCAGAAAAATTTAGAGTTATAGCCCCTGATATGGTAGGTTTTGGATATAGCGACAGACCTGAGGGGATAACTTACAGTATGGAAGTGTGGGTTCAGCAAATAGTTGATTTAATGGATTCTTTAAATTTAGAAAAAGTCAATTTGGTAGGAAACTCCTTTGGAGGAGCTTTGGCTTTATCTTTAGTTATAAAATATCCTGAAAAATTTAACAGAGTCGTTCTCATGGGATCAGTAGGAGTTCCTTTTGATATAACATATGGACTTGATAAAGTTTGGGGATATACTCCAAGTTTTGAAAATATGAAAGAACTTCTTGATATTTTTGCATACAGTAGAGAACTTGTAACTGATGATTTGGCAAAAATGAGATATGAAGCGAGTATTAGACCGGGATTTCAAGAGTCTTTTTCCTCAATGTTCCCAAGTCCAAGACAAAACGGTGTTGATTTAATGCAAAGTGATGAAAATGATATTAAAAATATTCAGAAAGAGGTTTTGATTATTCACGGAAGAGAAGATAAGGTTATTCCTTTAGAAAATTCAATTAAACTAAATCAGCTTATTTTAAAATCACAACTTCATGTATTCGGTCAATGCGGGCATTGGACGCAAATTGAACATAAAGATAGGTTTAATAAACTGCTTTTAGATTTTTTTAGTGAAGAGGATTAA